From the Sphingomonas mesophila genome, one window contains:
- a CDS encoding TolC family protein: MKKHWFLIVPGALIAAATPAAAIELREAVQAALNTNPEIRQAVSNKQATREERRQAEGLWLPRISVEASAGVRSLRNPTRRQIGIADETLWPLEGSVTADQLLFDMGGRQAEIRRQASRTDAAAARIEERSEYVALNVARAYIDYLLQQRLVAIAEDNATFHERLAGDLREGVAKGSISIADQQQAEERLQSARARVTEAREDLDTASIQFQTLAGVPIDSVTMPPDLSQYLPASLQEAEALARQQNPRVQESLADLSTAREVTNAARSEMGPRVNLEASARGGHDIDGFSGRTTDLLGRVVMRWLVFNGGTNVHNVREQQARADEAHARLFEMTRRAEEDARSAWSRLTNQTRLAGELETQSRVSDDLLLSYREQFNVGRRSLLDVLDAQNTRNNVQAQAETARLAKLYAQYRLLASVNRLIEALGVQMPAEAWSDERTRYRVNPIPPADLQENSLPQPAMGPPATVSTAAPAPASSGGQ; the protein is encoded by the coding sequence ATGAAGAAGCATTGGTTCCTGATCGTTCCGGGAGCTTTGATTGCTGCCGCGACGCCCGCTGCCGCGATCGAACTGCGTGAAGCCGTGCAGGCCGCGCTCAACACCAATCCCGAAATCCGCCAGGCCGTGAGCAACAAGCAGGCGACCCGCGAGGAGCGCCGCCAGGCCGAGGGCCTGTGGCTGCCGCGTATTTCGGTCGAGGCCTCGGCCGGTGTGCGTTCACTGCGCAACCCGACGCGCCGCCAGATCGGCATTGCCGATGAAACGCTGTGGCCCCTCGAGGGCAGCGTCACCGCCGACCAGCTGCTGTTCGACATGGGCGGCCGCCAGGCGGAGATCCGCCGCCAGGCGTCGCGCACCGATGCGGCTGCGGCGCGTATCGAGGAGCGCAGCGAATATGTCGCGCTCAACGTCGCCCGCGCGTACATCGACTATCTTCTTCAGCAGCGACTGGTGGCGATCGCCGAGGACAATGCGACGTTTCACGAGCGTCTTGCCGGCGACCTTCGCGAAGGCGTCGCCAAGGGCTCGATCAGCATTGCCGATCAGCAGCAGGCCGAAGAGCGGCTGCAATCAGCTCGCGCCCGGGTGACGGAGGCGCGCGAGGATCTCGACACCGCCTCGATCCAGTTCCAGACGCTGGCCGGGGTTCCGATCGACAGCGTCACAATGCCGCCCGACCTGTCGCAATATCTGCCTGCCTCGCTGCAAGAAGCTGAGGCCCTCGCGCGGCAGCAGAACCCGCGGGTCCAGGAATCGCTGGCCGATCTATCGACCGCGCGCGAAGTGACCAATGCAGCGCGCTCCGAGATGGGCCCCCGGGTCAATCTCGAGGCGAGTGCCCGCGGCGGCCATGACATCGATGGCTTCAGCGGCCGGACGACCGACCTTCTCGGTCGCGTCGTGATGCGCTGGCTGGTGTTCAACGGTGGGACCAATGTCCACAACGTTCGCGAGCAGCAGGCCCGCGCCGACGAGGCCCATGCGCGTCTGTTCGAGATGACCCGCCGAGCCGAGGAGGATGCGCGTTCGGCGTGGAGCCGGCTGACCAACCAGACCCGCTTGGCCGGTGAGCTGGAAACTCAGAGCCGGGTGAGCGACGACCTGCTGTTGTCCTATCGCGAACAGTTCAATGTCGGCCGGCGTTCGCTGCTCGACGTGCTCGACGCGCAGAACACCCGCAACAACGTCCAGGCTCAGGCCGAGACCGCGCGGCTGGCCAAGCTCTATGCGCAATATCGCCTCCTGGCGTCGGTCAACCGCCTGATCGAGGCGCTCGGCGTGCAGATGCCGGCTGAGGCTTGGAGCGACGAGCGCACGCGCTATAGGGTCAATCCAATTCCGCCTGCCGATCTTCAGGAAAACAGCCTGCCGCAGCCTGCGATGGGCCCGCCGGCGACCGTTTCGACGGCCGCTCCCGCACCCGCCTCCAGCGGCGGACAGTAA